In Fodinicola acaciae, the following proteins share a genomic window:
- a CDS encoding metalloregulator ArsR/SmtB family transcription factor has product MDGIAAALGDAARWRIVELLAERPRSVGEVAGLAGFRQPQTTKHLQTLARAGIVAVYPLGQRRVYALEPAPLAALADRLRELVEATEAHGEQRDVVARYQAAIEAEAAVADRDRWADDRTFSFERVLTASPEVVWRHWVDEELLASWWAPPSMEITECLIEPRPGGRAVLDYRDAEGRRYHSAGTVRAADAYERLAFSLTVLDAGAVSFTGHYDLRLSAAPGGTRLRLALRITETTVEAVPYIAGIETGWGQVLDNLDTIIQGRKQKP; this is encoded by the coding sequence ATGGACGGGATCGCAGCAGCGCTTGGGGATGCGGCACGGTGGCGCATCGTCGAGCTTCTGGCCGAGCGGCCACGGTCGGTCGGTGAGGTGGCCGGCCTGGCCGGGTTTCGCCAGCCGCAGACCACCAAGCACCTCCAGACCCTCGCGCGCGCCGGCATTGTCGCGGTTTATCCGCTGGGTCAGCGCCGCGTGTACGCGCTGGAGCCGGCGCCGCTCGCGGCGCTCGCCGACCGGCTGCGAGAGCTGGTGGAGGCGACCGAGGCCCACGGTGAGCAGCGCGATGTGGTCGCGCGTTACCAAGCCGCGATCGAGGCCGAGGCGGCGGTCGCCGACCGGGATCGGTGGGCCGACGATCGTACGTTTTCCTTCGAGCGCGTGCTGACCGCGTCCCCGGAGGTGGTCTGGCGGCACTGGGTCGACGAGGAGTTGTTGGCGTCCTGGTGGGCTCCGCCGTCGATGGAGATCACCGAGTGCCTGATCGAGCCGCGACCGGGCGGACGTGCCGTCCTGGACTATCGCGACGCGGAAGGCCGGCGTTATCACTCGGCCGGCACCGTGCGGGCCGCCGACGCGTACGAGCGGCTCGCCTTCAGTCTCACCGTGCTGGATGCCGGCGCGGTGTCGTTCACCGGCCATTACGACCTGCGGCTGTCCGCCGCGCCGGGTGGTACGCGGCTGCGGCTTGCCTTGCGTATCACCGAAACAACCGTCGAAGCCGTCCCCTACATCGCCGGCATCGAGACCGGCTGGGGACAGGTGCTCGACAACCTCGACACGATCATCCAAGGAAGGAAACAGAAACCATGA
- a CDS encoding SDR family oxidoreductase: MAVVTGASSGIGAATARQLAEAGYHVVLGARRLDRLEKLAAQTGGTAVGLDVTDQASVDAFAEVVRRTAERLGESVHVLVNNAGGAHGADPVEKAKIEDWQWMYDVNVIGVVRVTKALLPQLEASGAGHIVVVSSTAGHIVYEGGGGYTAAKHGATAVAETLRLELCGRPIRVSEIAPGMVRTDEFAVNRLGSQEAADKVYEGVAEPLTAEDIADCITWTVTRPPHVDIDLMVVRPLAQAAQHKVHRVK, translated from the coding sequence ATTGCCGTAGTGACTGGCGCGAGCAGTGGGATTGGTGCGGCGACCGCACGGCAGCTGGCGGAGGCTGGCTATCACGTCGTGCTCGGAGCGCGGCGGCTCGACCGGTTGGAGAAGCTGGCGGCGCAGACCGGGGGCACGGCGGTCGGCCTGGACGTGACCGACCAGGCCAGTGTCGACGCGTTCGCCGAGGTCGTACGACGGACCGCGGAGCGGCTCGGCGAGAGCGTGCATGTGCTGGTCAACAATGCCGGCGGCGCGCACGGTGCCGATCCGGTGGAGAAGGCGAAAATCGAGGACTGGCAATGGATGTACGACGTCAACGTGATCGGCGTCGTACGCGTCACGAAGGCGTTGCTGCCGCAGCTTGAGGCCTCCGGCGCCGGCCACATCGTGGTCGTGTCGTCGACCGCCGGCCACATCGTCTATGAAGGTGGCGGCGGCTACACGGCGGCCAAGCACGGCGCGACGGCGGTGGCCGAGACGTTGCGGCTGGAGCTGTGCGGCCGGCCGATCCGGGTGTCGGAGATCGCGCCGGGGATGGTGCGTACGGACGAGTTCGCGGTCAATCGGCTCGGCTCGCAGGAGGCCGCCGACAAGGTCTATGAGGGCGTCGCCGAGCCGCTGACCGCGGAGGACATCGCCGACTGCATCACCTGGACCGTCACGCGGCCGCCGCACGTCGACATCGACCTGATGGTCGTGCGGCCGCTCGCGCAGGCCGCGCAGCACAAGGTCCACCGGGTCAAATAG
- a CDS encoding class I SAM-dependent methyltransferase: MAKVPRLAAGRARALGVPTRGTTAPNRLRRVDRWLLATHGNLLRRAENPLVVDLGYGSAPVTTVELATRLRGVRAGIRVVGLEIDPERVAAAQPSADPPWLEFRRGGFECAGLRATVIRALNVLRQYPEEAAFQAWQQMLGQLAPGGLLVEGTCDELGRIGCWVTLDATGPRTLTLAARLSTVDHPATLAERLPKALIHRNIPGQPIHALIADFDAAWQASAPMATYGARQRWVAACQRLATGWPVLDRPDRWRRGELTVAYDALKTT, encoded by the coding sequence GTGGCCAAAGTGCCGCGGCTGGCGGCCGGCCGCGCGCGTGCGCTCGGCGTGCCGACCCGCGGCACCACGGCCCCAAATAGGCTCCGGCGGGTCGACCGCTGGCTGCTCGCGACGCACGGAAACCTGTTGCGTAGGGCGGAAAATCCGCTGGTCGTCGACCTCGGCTATGGCTCGGCTCCGGTGACGACGGTCGAGTTGGCGACACGGCTGCGTGGCGTACGCGCCGGCATACGCGTGGTCGGCCTGGAAATCGACCCGGAACGTGTCGCGGCCGCGCAGCCGTCAGCCGATCCGCCGTGGCTGGAGTTTCGCCGTGGTGGCTTCGAATGTGCCGGACTGCGCGCCACGGTGATCCGCGCTTTGAACGTATTGCGGCAATATCCGGAGGAGGCCGCTTTTCAGGCGTGGCAACAGATGTTGGGGCAGCTGGCGCCCGGCGGCCTGCTGGTCGAGGGGACCTGCGACGAGCTCGGCCGGATCGGCTGCTGGGTCACGCTGGACGCGACCGGTCCGCGTACGCTCACACTGGCCGCTCGACTGTCCACTGTGGACCATCCGGCGACATTGGCCGAGCGGCTGCCGAAAGCGTTGATCCATCGCAACATTCCCGGCCAGCCGATCCACGCGCTGATCGCCGACTTCGACGCCGCGTGGCAGGCGTCCGCGCCGATGGCGACCTACGGCGCCCGGCAGCGCTGGGTCGCCGCCTGCCAGCGCCTCGCGACCGGCTGGCCGGTGCTCGACCGGCCGGACCGCTGGCGCCGGGGCGAGCTGACCGTGGCCTACGACGCACTGAAAACTACTTAG
- a CDS encoding DUF222 domain-containing protein: protein MAALENRGIAAADGFPVRPATAAAVADGAVSPGHVREIIAAMSVVPVEWPDRDGIEASLATLARSAHPEDVKRAGESDRGPGRAGNPPPDKDDGERLAEPDRRLRITELVHHGVTCTGMLHIM from the coding sequence GTGGCGGCGTTGGAAAACCGTGGCATCGCCGCCGCGGACGGGTTTCCGGTGCGGCCGGCCACCGCGGCCGCGGTGGCTGACGGCGCGGTCAGTCCCGGTCACGTACGGGAAATCATCGCGGCGATGTCGGTCGTGCCGGTGGAGTGGCCCGACCGGGACGGCATCGAAGCCTCACTGGCGACGCTGGCGCGGTCGGCTCACCCCGAGGACGTCAAAAGAGCTGGGGAAAGTGATCGCGGACCGGGTCGAGCAGGAAACCCACCACCAGACAAGGATGATGGGGAGCGGTTGGCCGAGCCGGACCGGCGGCTGCGGATCACCGAACTCGTGCATCACGGCGTGACCTGCACCGGGATGCTGCACATCATGTGA
- a CDS encoding S66 family peptidase: protein MRSFVNPAKVKPGDGISVISPSSGLPAIFPLPHELGLKRLARDFDLTPVEYPTTRIMGAAPADRAADIHAAFTDERTSAVIATIGGSDQLKVLRHLDIDLIRAHPKPFFGLSDNTNLINFLWTAGIVSFHGATVMTALGRGGAMHSLTELSLRAALFSAGTYELTASTDYRDVDFDWRDPKNLQTEPPMAASEGWRWHGPSRKISGVLWGGNLEILFWNLAADRILDNEAYAGCVFYLETSEEMPSALEVERMLMCFGERGLLRQFSAILVGRPKAWSLERQNSLEEKAAYVAEQEATVLAAVAEYELDVPVVTGLDIGHTDPVLTLPNGGLVTVDAVEQRIFVEY from the coding sequence ATGCGTTCCTTCGTGAATCCAGCCAAGGTCAAACCGGGTGACGGCATCAGCGTCATTTCGCCGTCCAGCGGCCTGCCGGCGATCTTTCCGCTGCCGCACGAGTTGGGGCTCAAGCGGCTCGCGAGGGATTTCGACCTTACGCCGGTGGAATATCCGACGACCAGGATCATGGGGGCCGCGCCGGCCGACCGAGCCGCCGACATTCACGCCGCTTTCACCGACGAACGTACGTCCGCCGTCATCGCGACAATCGGTGGCTCCGACCAGCTGAAAGTGTTGCGGCACCTGGACATCGACCTGATCCGCGCTCACCCCAAGCCGTTTTTCGGGCTGAGCGACAACACCAACCTGATCAACTTTCTGTGGACCGCGGGCATTGTCTCCTTCCACGGCGCGACGGTGATGACCGCGCTCGGCCGTGGCGGCGCCATGCACTCGCTCACCGAGCTGTCGTTGCGCGCCGCCCTGTTTTCCGCCGGCACCTACGAGTTGACCGCCTCGACCGACTATCGCGACGTCGATTTCGACTGGAGAGACCCGAAAAACCTGCAGACCGAGCCGCCGATGGCGGCGTCGGAGGGCTGGCGCTGGCACGGTCCGAGCCGCAAGATCAGCGGTGTGCTGTGGGGTGGCAACCTGGAGATCCTGTTCTGGAACCTGGCCGCCGACCGGATCCTGGACAACGAGGCATACGCCGGCTGCGTGTTTTATCTGGAGACGTCGGAGGAAATGCCGTCAGCTCTCGAGGTTGAGCGGATGCTGATGTGTTTCGGTGAGCGCGGTTTACTGCGGCAGTTTTCCGCGATCCTCGTGGGCAGGCCGAAAGCCTGGTCGCTGGAGCGGCAGAACAGCCTCGAGGAGAAGGCGGCGTACGTCGCTGAACAGGAGGCCACCGTGCTGGCCGCCGTGGCGGAGTACGAGCTGGACGTGCCGGTGGTGACCGGCCTGGACATCGGCCACACCGACCCGGTGCTCACTCTTCCCAACGGCGGCCTGGTCACCGTCGACGCCGTCGAGCAGCGGATTTTCGTGGAATACTAA
- a CDS encoding UDP-N-acetylmuramate dehydrogenase produces the protein MPARYRVWFSGVRTASQAPLNGLTTLRLGGPARTLVEVASAAEAVEAVRSAAPPVLILAGGSNVVLPDAGFAGTVVLLRSAGRRVDDDGDEVAVTVEAGAGWDDLVAWTVAEGLSGIECLSGIPGSVGATPVQNVGAYGQEVADTITAVRAYDRQTGEERVLSPADCRFTYRHSVFKGVDRWLVLDVTFRLRRAKESAPLRFGELTRRLAVEPGGTAPLDDVRQAVLTLRAGKGMVLDPADHDTWSVGSFFTNPVIDVPAYEQIARRCDAEPPRFDAGEGLVKTSAAWLIERAGFSRGYGKDGVSLSTKHTLALTNRGDGTTAALLALAREVRDGVRDAFGVTLVNEPIIVGDSL, from the coding sequence CTGCCGGCACGTTACCGCGTATGGTTTTCAGGCGTGCGTACAGCTTCCCAGGCTCCGTTGAACGGCCTCACGACACTCCGGCTCGGTGGCCCGGCCCGGACGTTGGTCGAGGTCGCCAGTGCGGCCGAGGCGGTCGAGGCGGTCCGGTCCGCGGCGCCGCCGGTGCTGATCCTTGCCGGCGGCAGCAACGTCGTGCTGCCGGACGCCGGGTTCGCCGGCACGGTCGTCCTGCTCCGGTCAGCCGGCCGGCGGGTCGACGACGACGGCGACGAGGTCGCGGTGACGGTCGAGGCCGGTGCGGGGTGGGACGACCTGGTCGCCTGGACGGTCGCCGAGGGCCTGTCCGGCATCGAGTGCCTGTCCGGCATCCCCGGATCGGTCGGCGCGACGCCGGTGCAGAACGTCGGCGCGTACGGCCAGGAGGTCGCCGACACGATCACCGCGGTCCGCGCGTACGACCGGCAGACCGGTGAGGAACGCGTGCTGTCGCCGGCCGACTGCCGCTTCACCTACCGGCACAGTGTTTTCAAGGGTGTCGACCGCTGGCTGGTGCTCGACGTGACTTTTCGGTTGCGTCGCGCGAAAGAGTCGGCGCCGCTGCGGTTCGGCGAGCTGACCCGCCGGCTGGCCGTCGAGCCCGGTGGCACGGCACCGCTGGACGACGTACGCCAGGCCGTGCTGACCTTGCGCGCCGGCAAGGGCATGGTGCTGGATCCGGCCGACCACGACACCTGGAGCGTCGGCTCGTTTTTCACCAATCCGGTCATCGACGTGCCGGCGTACGAACAGATAGCGCGCCGCTGCGATGCCGAACCGCCGCGTTTCGACGCCGGTGAGGGACTGGTCAAGACCTCCGCTGCCTGGCTGATCGAGCGAGCCGGTTTTTCGCGTGGTTACGGTAAAGACGGCGTGTCGCTGTCCACAAAGCACACTCTGGCGCTGACCAACCGCGGTGACGGCACGACCGCCGCGCTGCTCGCGCTCGCCCGTGAGGTCCGTGACGGCGTACGCGACGCGTTTGGCGTGACGCTGGTCAACGAGCCGATAATCGTGGGGGACTCGCTGTAG